The following is a genomic window from Rutidosis leptorrhynchoides isolate AG116_Rl617_1_P2 chromosome 8, CSIRO_AGI_Rlap_v1, whole genome shotgun sequence.
TATTTCTCTTGGAGATATTACTTTTTGGATGTTATTTGGTGATTTATTAGTAATAAATAATCCGTTATTCATTAATTATTATTGTGTGATAGTGATTGTACTTATATATGTTGCATGGTAGATTATATAGTTAATGATTACATCATTACTACTGCCTACTACGCATCACTACTTAATACTACTCACAATACTgtcactactaacactactaatcGCTACTAAGTGTTGTTCGTTAATACTAGAATCTCTACGATTTAATACTATTACTACACATTACTACTCGTTGGTAGCATATTTGATTACAGCCTTGTTTATTATTTGAACTAGCCTGTTATGCTATTCTGTGTCAAAGAGCTCCACATGGTGAGGAACATCAGAGTCGCAATACTCTGATCTGTGATAAGTGCAAGAAGGCGGGCTACATGGCCAAGGACTTCAGAGATAtagctccggtcttgttcgtgaaaAAGAATGATGAATCTATTAGActttgtatcgactacagagagttgaataagttGACTATAAGAATAGATATCCACTTCCAAGGATCGATGATTGATCAGTTACAAGGATCCAATTACTACTCCAAGATTGAACTGAGATCAGGTTATCATCATTTGATTGTGAAGGATGATGATATACCCAAAATGGCGTTTAGAACAccctatgggcattatgagtttacagtgatgccatttggtttgacgaatgcaccgACAGTGTttgtggatctcatgaaccgtgtgtgtaagccataccttgaTAAATTCtttattgtattcattgatgacatttttgGTGTATtcaaagaacagagaagagcatgaacaacatctgcGTTTGGTTTTGAAAATGCTCAAGGACGAGCAGTTTACGCGAAGTTTTCTAAGTATGAATTTTGGTTGGAGGAAgtaaaatttctgggtcatattgtaggtatcaatggtattcaagttgatcctgcaaagatagagACAGACAGAAACTGGGaaactcctaagtcgccaacacaGATTCGGTAATTTCTTGGTCTAgtcggttactacagaagatttattGAGGGTTTTTCTACTATTTCCCGACCGTTAACAACATTGACTCACATGgataagaaatatgaatggactgagcaacatgagtctgcatttcagATGTTGAAGCAGAATCTGACTACTGCTCCAATTCTAACTTAACCAGAGTGAAATGAAGAGttcgtgatatattgtgatgcctcacaacAAGGATTTTGTTGCTTGTTGATGCAACAAAACAAAGTAATTGCTTATGGCTCTAGGTAATTGAAGATTCACTAACAAAACTATATGACACATGATCTAGAACTTGGTATTGTAGTCTTCGCACTGAAAATGTAGAGACAATACTTTTATGGTACTAAGTGTCTAGTCTTCACTGACAATAAGAGTTTgcaacacatttttgatcagatTCAACTCAACATGAGGTAGAGACGATAGGTTGAGCTATTGAATGGCTACGATTGTGAAATTCACTGCCATCCTGGTAAGGAGAATATTGTAGCTGGTGTTTTAAGCTGGAAAGAGAGAGTTAACCCTCTCAGGGTTagtgtaagacccgtgtattttattgtgaacatgtaattataagtgattcggatggtggggtttcgttacataatttaaaacgaggaaagaagctgatctgggcgggtgcgcgccgcgcgaaatcgagctgacagctcacctctttttatttaatttatggcatgggcattttggtaaaatcacatggaatccgaactaaaggccataagatcagtttgtggagtgttatagcttcattaccaccaaccttatctccttccacctaaactttagagagagagagatacttagtgagagaaagcttgaatcaaggaagaaggaggggATTTCGGGTCGaattgcgagttctaaagttgttcatctagtcactagctacgtggtgattgtggcggtaagttctaaacctaattccttgttgtaaattgtttaagggttagggtttggagtaaaggatgaacatcaaacccatttattagtgattttggggtgttcttgggtaaattgtgtcatgaagactaaatggtaactaacctagggtttcatagtactaattgatgtttatgaaccctaataggttagttaattactagcacacatttatataagtaaatgggtgttaattgggtgtgAATGAcctaaatgggtgtattgactttaaattggtcaaatgggtcaaaatggacctaggatAGTAATGCTTGTGATTAATGCACAAACCTAGCGTTAAAAGTTGTTTTAGGACCTAACTTGGTTaatgttagggtttttggcgaaagatgacccgattttagggttaagtgttaaaatgggtcaagatgagtaatgttgacctagttgggttaaattggtgaaagatgacccaaagggtgttaacctagagttcattcatgtgtttgaggttttgtaagtgttgaattgagttgctagtcattagcactcttatGAATGATGAAAgacttgaaaatgggtcaaatgagtcaaggttgaccgaaagggatgaaatgggtatgaaataccctaagtttattctagttgaagttagtagactataattcgctagttttagtgattaaagttgagtcttggccatttatgggcggtttcggtatagtcgagctatttaatgcatattgggtccttaaatgcttaagtgtaagtattgtggttaattccactagttgcgtaattgaatgtgtacctatgtattaggtacgttgctttgaagttcggaagtgcataatcatcatcttggtgctaaggtgagtggaataattatgcgtgtatgtatataatgtatttatttgtgttgtatgaatatcgtattgtcgcgttgtttaagacaccatgttctatgaaacgagtagtattgtcgcgttgtttaagacactactcattgttggaCCGTCATGTGGCATTgttgcgttgtttaagacaccacattgtaaagaagtggatgtcgcgttgtttaagacaccacaatgtatagGAGTGGATGTCGTGttgattaagacaccactcatcgtgttgaatggcatgtggaatcgtcgcgttgtttaagacaccacattgttaagggtgagtgagtcgcgttgtttaagacatcacccgggggattagtgactacgcgttggttaagtagcactaacggatgttatgaactccaacggtctcgtaagtaccgtttcccttgttcgaattggttaaccaaggttgcgtgaattatgtattgaaagtatttaattatgaatcgtatgctattgtattattagctacttgtggaattgcggttattggtatatgcatattattgttgcatgattgtcgaattgttgatcccgcgtatgatgttgtgtaagtgatgcaagtaggtagattatatatgtatatgtataattattgtgctcactaagctttgcttaccctctcgttgtttacctttttataggttcggttgtggataagggtaagggcattaccttggattgagtttcccgctttgatgattagggagcgcttttggttttggcttggagtttgaccgagacttgggtagtttcaccccaaacaccatgctcgttgtgtcgtttggcaattaaacttttgtggtcgaaactctcatttgtattaaacttgtatttttttttacacttaatggcattttgggcacgtgtgggccccactttgtaaaactcgctcaaaccttagttatgtgctagttttacatatattaatgtacggttaaaagcgttttggctaaatgtgtcgggaagtcgctcatctttttcgcattaaaggcaaccggcaacagccagcttttgcgcggcgcgcaagtcggggcgcgcggcgcgcaaacagtctgccagcaaaattttttttttagctaaaatttaacgaggtttagtggtggttggtttgggttgttacaagtggtatcagagcatggtctaagggatttaggtgacttaagataggcgcctagacttagacttttgtgtgtgcattgtgcgggacttgtaggactttgggtcggaccgggacttGGTTAGTACATAGGTTCATGTGAACTAATCATGTGTTATTTGTTTGTGATGTGTAGCGATCATCAAGCgaaatggacgttgtactagcgagttaacgcgacgtgctcgcgtagtaatgattagctacccttactacgggtgcaaatcgtgtcaaacaagcaatgtacgacgattgtcgagcaagatggggtagtgtggtatatgtatatgtatatacatacgtgttatgtcttttcgttccattggttaacctatttcatttcttaagaatgaagacggaagatgaatacggaacggaagggcctactcatgaaaggaaggacgaattagcggtaatggttgaagccgcgattgGACAACGTGTCTCGGGTTTCGCCAACGGAGTTGGCCAAGTGgtcaaagagtcaatcgaaggacgagtaaccgaaatggtccgagaccaagtgactaaggttgtaagggaagagtttgagaagaggttttctaaACCTCGAGGTGGTGGCGATGAGAATGTACTTGCAAGGTTGGAGTCACGTGCTCCTGGTAAGAGGACAAGAagtgcgcctgaaggcgtcggaaacGTGAAGAAGAAGTGTAAGGGAGGCCATGCacctacgtgttataattgtgctGAAACGGGTCACTTGTCGCGTGATTGCACGAATGCGCCTCCTAAACACGACATATGTTTCAAGTGTCGAAGGaagggacaccgaaggtcggagtgtcccgagttgtttaTTAATCAAAGTAGAAGTGTAATTGAGGCGGCTAGTAGCATGAAGAAGGGAGCGTCAGGCCCCGGTGGGCTAAAGTGTTACAAATGTGGGCAATGGGGACATAAGGCTCGCGAGTGCCCGTTGGGCAAGAAGGTATGTTTTTActgttggaaggaagggcaccaaaagtCAAAATGTCCTAAATTGATTGCAAAAAGGGATTGTAAGTTGGGGAATTTCGCGCCTACGAGTTATGATCATCTACAACGAGGTTATATGACACGCGATTGTGCAAATATGGCTTCGAGCACGATCAAGTGTTTTATTTGccaaaaggagggacaccgaaagtcggaatgCTCTGAATCGTTTGCTGAGCGGGTTAAGAGGTTGGAGCGCGAGTACTCGATGGATGGTGAAGCACAGAAGTCCAATAATGCTACTTCAGGTACTCATTCTCGATACAAATGTGCCTTATTATTATTCGTGGTGCGCCGGTGGATCCGATTGTGAATTTAGAGATTTAAATTTCGTTTCGAGGCCTAAATTTGTCTCGAGTGAGCATATATCCCATTAGTATCCTTATGGGTGCGGGGTTAGGAATTTCTATGATGGTACACTAGGTTGGCGCTCGAGTCGTCGACTCACGAGGGTGCGACCTAGGGGCGAACGCATTAGTGTAAATACGTGGTATTGTTacgggtagcattcctaatggaGTTACCCTACGTTGGAGTTGGGATTGTTGACtgcagggcgtaagacttggtgcaaccgagCATTCCTTACTGTTTGGGAAAtgttttctaccaaaccatggggaCGGGCTTTGGTTTTGGATGTTAGAGCTTGCTCGTTTTCGTGAGGAAATTCGATGAGCTATAGCAACGGGATTATTGCAAGTGCAAGGTTGTATAAatcgtggtaaactcttcgtttaAAGTGTTTAAGGttaggttaaattccttcgtatgctcagggttggagcaaggttttggtgacgtgcgtattaagagatgcaagacgggtgaacctcgtctctcttatAGGAATTTCGATAATGCGTTCTGGCGAATTaagttgttaggttagtggtcactctttctgtGAAAGTGggtatgtgtttatcgtcgggattatTGTTGAGGACGAATTCgcgagaattcaaggactatgaccaatgaggacacCGATTGTGTATGTGGATAAGTGGAACtcccacgggatgctattattcaacgatgtggttacggaacggagtcctaagtgggggagttgtaccctcgcacgaaggtgttctattgtATTGTTACTTTGGGTGACGCTTTTATGGATACAAAGCTAGTGTTGAAACCTACATTGATCGACGGTGGTAAAAGtacaatttggaataaattgtgcttatggttttgggtttaaattatcaccaaggtggtaatgtggtaaatctcattgggagataattgacgtattcgacgagtaaggtaaggtccctcggttaagggatgtgcataccggattctcttctaggggattattgttgtgcctatgcgcaatatgggtggttcttggctcgattgtgttagccgtttggttacTTTTGGGAATAGCATGATGGGACTTTAAGAAAGGGCACGATacctcattatcgtatactttgagtgatagttaCACAATGGCCATTATTGTGTACTACGAGGTGGTTACATGTAgatgtttatttggggttatctctaggttgaccgcgtctgactagtaataggtgatgagtgatatccggaaggattagctcttcgttaaccactcttgATTGTGATTGGTGGTGAGCGGTTTTCGGGAAGAACCGTTACTCgtaggtttatgatgttaattgTCCGTGTAAATTGTAcacttagccgttttgtgcacGTGGTGGTAAGTAATAGTAGTTTTCGACATTAACGgtttttggtcgcttgcttacgattTTACGATAGATGTGTACTAGTCGTGGTTGCGCGCTACTAAGAATGTTGAgtaataagtgttatccgtaaggattttctTTTGTCCGGTCTTCATCCGTTTGGGTCATTGACCTTGGGTTGAgattttggttgtttttagcattgtactaggTAAGAGTACGCTAAGGGTACGTGACGGTTGAGTTCGGTTGTTTTTGGCATTGGTATCTCGGTACGAGGTCGGTTGAGTTTTTCCTGAAGAAAGGGATTTTAATAAATCGCGAGTGACGAATCAATTTTAGTGTTGACTCTTAGGGGAGGATTGCATAGAAGAGTGGAAAGGGTACGTGGCGTTCTCGCATATTCTGAattatcgttatagacttcggagattgtgtgtattgcacgtttcgaaACGCATGCAAATGAGTATTTAGTTTTTTGGGTCAATCGGTGGGTTAATACGTATTGTGATGGAAATCGGATCGTAACGTTGTTGAATACCATAGAGTGTGGTTCCGGGTGGTTAAGTGAcgtggatcacgaggacgtgatcgattctaagtgggggagagttgtaagacccgtgtattttattgtgaacatgtaattataagtgattcggatggtggggtttcgttacataatttaaaacgaggaaagaagctgatctgggcgggtgcgcgccgcgcgacccacTCGCGCGCCGCGCGAAATCGAGCTGACAGCTCacctctttttatttaatttatggcatgggcattttggtaaaatcacatggaatccgaactaaaggccataagatcagtttgtggagtgttatagcttcattaccaccaaccttatctccttccacctaaactttagagagagagagatacttagtgagagaaagcttgaatcaaggaagaaggaggcgatttcgggtcgaattgcgagttctaaagttgttcatctagtcactagctacgtggtgattgtggcggtaagttctaaacctaattccttgttgtaaattgtttaagggttagggtttggagtaaaggatgaacatcaaacccatttattagtgattttggggtgttcttgggtaaattgtgtcatgaagactaaatggtaactaacctagggtttcatagtactaattgatgtttatgaaccctaataggttagttaattactagcacacatttatataagtaaatgggtgttaattgggtgtgaatgacccaaatgggtgtattgactttaaattggtcaaatgggtcaaaatggacctaggatAGTAATGCTTGTGATTAATGCACAAACCTAGCGTTAAAAGTTGTTTTAGGACCTAACTTGGTTaatgttagggtttttggcgaaagatgacccgattttagggttaagtgttaaaatgggtcaagatgagtaatgttgacctagttgggttaaattggtgaaagatgacccaaagggtgttaacctagagttcattcatgtgtttgaggttttgtaagtgttgaattgagttgctagtcattagcactcttatGAATGATGAAAgacttgaaaatgggtcaaatgagtcaaggttgaccgAAAGGGATGAaacgggtatgaaataccctaagtttattctagttgaagttagtagactataattcgctagttttagtgattaaagttgagtcttggccatttatgggcggtttcggtatagtcgagctatttaatgcatattgggtccttaaatgcttaagtgtaagtattgtggttaattccactagttgcgtaattgaatgtgtacctatgtattaggtacgttgctttgaagttcggaagtgcataatcatcatcttggtgctaaggtgagtggaataattatgcgtgtatgtatataatgtatttatttgtgttgtatgaatatcgtattgtcgcgttgtttaagacaccatgttctatgaaacgagtagtattgtcgcgttgtttaagacactactcattgttggaccgtcatgtggcattgtcgcgttgtttaagacaccacattgtaaagaagtggatgtcgcgttgtttaagacaccacaatgtataggagtggatgtcgcgttgattaagacaccactcatcgtgttgaatggcatgtggaatcgtcgcgttgtttaagacgccacattgttaagggtgagtgagtcgcgttgtttaagacatcacccgggggattagtgactacgcgttggttaagtagcactaacggatgttatgaactccaacggtctcgtaagtaccgtttcccttgttcgaattggttaaccaaggttgcgtgaattatgtattgaaagtatttaattatgaatcgtatgctattgtattattagctacttgtggaattgcggttattggtatatgcatattattgttgcatgattgtcgaattgttgatcccgcgtatgatgttgtgtaagtgatgcaagtaggtagattatatatgtatatgtataattattgtgctcactaagctttgcttaccctctcgttgtttacctttttataggttcggttgtggataagggtaagggcattaccttggattgagtttcccgctttgatgattagggagcgcttttggttttggcttggagtttgaccgagacttgggtagtttcaccccaaacaccatgctcgttgtgtcgtttggcaattaaacttttgtggtcgaaactctcatttgttttaaacttgtatttttttttacacttaatggcattttgggcacgtgtgggccccactttgtaaaactcgctcaaaccttagttatgtgctagttttacatatattaatgtacggttaaaagcgttttggctaaatgtgtcgggaagtcgctcatctttttcgcattaaaggcaatcggcaacagccagcttttgcgcggcgcgcaagccggggcgcgcggcgcgcaaacagtctgccagcaaaaaaaattttttagctaaaatttaacgaggtttagtggtggttggtttgggttgttacagttagAGAACTGAATATGACTGTACGTACGAATCTTAATTCTCAGATATACGATGCGCAACTTGAGGCCATGAAACCCGAGAAGATTGTCACTGAATCCATCAAGGGGTTAGATTAAACAATTTGTCATAAGAGAAGACGGAACTTGTTATTTTGCTAATAGAATCTGGGTACCTAAATTTGGTGAATTAAGAGACCTTTTGCTAGACGAGGcgcacaaatcaagatattcgattcatcctggttcTGACAAGATGTGCCAAGAccttaaggcactgtattggtggcctaatctgaaggccgacattgctacttacgtTGGTAAGTGCCTGATATgtactaaagtcaaggctgaacaccaAAGACCATCAGGGCTGCTGACACAACCGGAAgttccccaatggaagtgggaatacattgccatggatttcatcactaagctacctaaaactgtgggaggttatgatactaTCTAGGTTGTTGTAGACCGTCTCACTAAATCTCCTAATTTTCTTCCAATCAGAGAAACAGACAAGATGGAAAGCTGGCACAGATTTATTTGAAGGAAGTGATTTCTAGACACGGTGTGCATGTATCCATTATTTTCGACCGTGACAGCcggtttacttctagattttttcaGACATTACAATAGGCAATGGGAACTCATCTCGACGTGAGTATAACGTATCATCCACAGACATATGATCAAAGTGAACGGACCATCCAGACTTTAGAatacatgttgagagcatgtgtgattgattttagaaacggatgggataaacatctaccaCTGACAGAGTTCTCATATAACAACAGCAATCATACAAGTATAAAAGCTGCACTTTTTGAaaaattgtacggaaggaagtgtagatctcctgtaTGCTAGAGTAAATTGGGGGATAGTCAATTGATAGGTCCTGAAATCAAACATAAGACTACAAAGAAAATCGTTCAGATTCAAGAGAGGTTGAAAACAGCTCAAAGtcttcaaaagagctatgctgacgtcAGATGACAACTTCTAGAATTTCAGATTGGCGACAAAGTCATGCTaaaggtatcaccctggaagggtttAGTACGTTTCGGAaagcgaggtaaactgagtccaatATATGTTGGGCCATTTGAGATTACTGAAAGGGTTGTACCCATAACTTACCGATTAAAGCTACTACAAGAGCTCAACGAAATTCACGACAAATTTCAtgtgtcaaacctgaagaaatgcctagctgacGAGAACTTGAAAATTCCTTTGGAGGAGATTTACATCGATagtaaacttcattttgtggaagaacctgttgagattatggaccaTGAGGTCAAGCGTTTAAAGCAGAGCATCATACCTATCGTTAACGTTCGGTGGAACACCCGTAGAGGACCAGATTTcacgtgggaacgtgaagatcatatAAGGtagaagtatccgcaactgtttcccgacgAAACGACTACATCGGACGTGCACTACCGGGACGTAATTTTATGTGTTTAGCATAATAAATGCATACTTCTATTTAACGTGCACTAACGGATAGGTAATGTAACTATCCTACTTTTTTCGTTACTTCTATTTAACTTTATGTTAGTTAATCAAAACGGTGACTACTTAAATTTTATGTGTTTAGCATAATAAATGCATACTTAATAATGGGAGGGTTACTATAACTAATATGGATATATATTAATGGATTAACTTTTTTCAGATATTGAAATACGAATAAAATGATACGGTTTTGATCACTGCAAAAGTTGTTTTTCGGATTAGCAAAACACACGGAGTAAATattcataattaatttaataattattaacttagtaaaatataattaatttattatttattttaaaaataaaacctTGTGGCTTTGTTTAAACGTCCGATTAACATTCCGAGAAATCGGTTTCGGTTAACGACAACTAGAAATGAGCCACACGCTATGAGCTAACAAGCAAAACTAGCTCATTAACCCCCTAATAGGGCCATTTGGCCGACCCCCATCCCACATCCCTTTGTTGGATTGTTTTGGCCCATGCATGTGTTTAGTGGTGTCTTTAAGACCAAACCTAATTTAATTAAAATTAGCAAATTGTATCATTCTACTCTCATAACCTAGCAGTCGACTTTTTCTTCCTCCTCTCCTTCTCTTCTTCGTCAATCATCGTCACCAACCTAACACCATCAATTACTAAAAATTAACACTTGTTTCTTTGATCAAAGTTGTTGCTTCCATCTTCCTCTACACATTGGTATATGCAATTTGACTATTTGAGGTATAAACCATGTAAccctaattattaatatcatatttttgATGAGTACATATGTTATTAGTGTCTATTGCTTAAGTCTATGTGTTTATGCTTGATTGTATTCGTTAGAATGCTCGATTGACATGTTTATGATTAATCCTGAATTTGAAACTTGACCTAACAGAAACTTGGACTTAgaaatttttaaatattattacatattaGAAAAGCTCTCGAAAAACTTTTACTTTTACACTCAAGAATCATGAATTTCCATTATGTCTTGCTCACGTTATGACTAGTTGAATTTTTGACTTTTTATTGCATTAATATGAAATGGAAAATTTTTGTTATGATGGAACATGTATTTATTACCATAAATTGAAAATTTACACAATTTATATTAAGATATCACGTAAATTGGATTCTTAAAACTTTTTTTATTCTCAATTGATTATTTGTGACAACGTTTGTCGTTTGTAACTTTAAACAGACTTGTATGATTAAATGCTTTAATTTCTGTAATATATTCTTAAGGAATTTGGAAATCATGTGATTAGTAATTGAATTTTCATGTAGATATTGCATCCTAAATGTCTCTAAATGTTGAGATATATACATTCGAAAATGACCACCTGAATGGGATCAAATCTGTCTCGTGTGCACCTAAAATGGCCTAACATGAAATATGAGTTGTTTTGAGACTTGAACTTCTGATATGATATTATTTGGATATTAAGAAGCAAATTACATTTGTATGTAAACGTGTAAAACCTTATGCATTATGTGCTATATGTGTAATAAAACTTTATGTCTAGAATCTGTCCAAATCAGAACATTAGACTTTCGGTGCAACATTGTACATTTTGCTAAACCAAAATCTTAGATCTTTTTACCACTTAAACTTTGAGATGTTTGTGATCATCTGCCACTGGTgttatatctttttaattattcaataataaatgataaatgttaTAAAACTGA
Proteins encoded in this region:
- the LOC139863827 gene encoding uncharacterized protein codes for the protein MTVRTNLNSQIYDAQLEAMKPEKIVTESIKGNGWDKHLPLTEFSYNNSNHTSIKAALFEKLYGRKCRSPIGDKVMLKVSPWKGLVRFGKRGKLSPIYVGPFEITERVVPITYRLKLLQELNEIHDKFHVSNLKKCLADENLKIPLEEIYIDSKLHFVEEPVEIMDHEVKRLKQSIIPIVNVRWNTRRGPDFTWEREDHIR